A single Watersipora subatra chromosome 7, tzWatSuba1.1, whole genome shotgun sequence DNA region contains:
- the LOC137400285 gene encoding nucleoredoxin-like protein 2, whose amino-acid sequence MDVSELLAEEVCPCLLHNCNLKYKTGESISGHSAIESKIVALYFTSNWCEPCHTFTKVLSQAHRAMEKRASELAVVNVPIESDPEQAKYTYRSMPSHWFIISPDNQHIKDLISKYNVRTVPKLIVCTSDGTPISYKGRSDIESKLVVAVYNWIDAAKPKPSKPTEQEEVNDSPNDGQTTI is encoded by the exons ATGGATGTGTCAGAGTTACTGGCAGAGGaagtctgtccgtgtctgctgCACAACTGCAACCTCAAATACAAAACGGGAGAGAGTATCTCTGGACACTCGGCTATTGAAAGCAAAATAGTTGCCCTGTACTTCACATCCAACTGGTGTGAGCCCTGCCacacatttactaaagtattgAGTCAG GCGCACAGAGCTATGGAGAAGCGAGCATCAGAGTTGGCTGTAGTCAATGTGCCCATTGAGAGTGACCCAGAACAAGCCAAGTATACTTATAGATCAATGCCAAGTCACTGGTTTATAATCTCTCCTGACAACCAGCATATTAA GGATTTGATTAGCAAGTACAATGTACGCACAGTACCCAAACTTATTGTATGCACGTCAGATGGCACACCGATTTCATACAAGGGGAGATCTGATATTGAATCTAAGCTTGTAGTTGCGGTCTATAACTGGATTGATGCAGCCAAACCCAAGCCTTCCAAACCTACCGAACAAGAG GAAGTTAATGACTCACCAAATGATGGCCAAACTACGATATGA